The following coding sequences are from one Nonlabens arenilitoris window:
- a CDS encoding MATE family efflux transporter yields MPAINSITPQSILSLAIPAIIAGIAEPLISLTDVAVIGNMKDNAVEGLLAVGLVGSFLSAIIWTLAQTKTSISSIVSNALGSDQLNKINSLIPQVIWINITLGILIYIVTAPLATWIFTLYNTKGTTLFLSISYYQIRAIGFPITLSAFAIFGVFRGIQNTAWAMIASISGALINVILDYTLVYGIGDLIPSYGIMGAAYASLAAQIVMLIIALYFLYHKTPFQLHRLSWNPHPKLKRHIALTANFFLRTAAINVAIFLSYRYASGYGDEYGATHAILMNIWLFFSFFIDGFASAGNAIGGKLLGSNDAQGLKYLGKTTTTYGVMVALILVVLCGFFYNTIGIQFTDSAIVFDLFLSTFWIVLIMQPINAVAFVFDGIFKGWGEASYLRNLLFLLTAFVFIPALLILDYFDFQLYAIWIAFGLWMLGRAIILAYKFHLKIKSM; encoded by the coding sequence ATGCCTGCTATAAATTCAATTACACCTCAAAGCATTCTAAGTCTGGCCATTCCAGCTATCATAGCAGGCATTGCAGAACCACTTATAAGTTTAACAGATGTCGCTGTTATAGGTAATATGAAAGACAATGCTGTAGAAGGTCTACTAGCCGTAGGCCTGGTTGGATCTTTTTTAAGTGCTATTATTTGGACACTTGCACAAACTAAAACGTCTATATCCAGTATAGTATCTAATGCATTAGGAAGTGATCAATTAAATAAAATTAATTCACTTATACCACAAGTCATTTGGATTAATATAACTCTAGGCATATTGATCTATATAGTCACAGCACCTTTAGCCACTTGGATATTTACATTATATAACACAAAAGGCACGACACTGTTTTTATCAATTTCATATTATCAGATTAGAGCTATAGGTTTCCCTATTACACTTAGCGCCTTTGCCATATTTGGCGTTTTTAGAGGAATACAAAATACTGCCTGGGCTATGATAGCAAGCATATCTGGCGCTTTAATAAACGTCATACTAGATTACACCTTAGTTTATGGAATAGGTGACTTAATCCCATCTTATGGTATTATGGGTGCTGCATATGCCAGTCTAGCCGCACAAATTGTAATGCTTATTATAGCTCTATATTTTTTATATCACAAAACACCTTTTCAACTACATCGATTATCATGGAATCCACATCCCAAACTTAAAAGACATATTGCTCTAACGGCTAACTTTTTTCTACGTACGGCAGCTATAAACGTAGCTATATTTTTATCGTATCGTTATGCATCAGGTTATGGTGATGAATATGGTGCAACGCATGCTATTCTCATGAATATTTGGTTATTTTTCTCCTTTTTTATTGATGGATTTGCTAGTGCTGGTAACGCAATAGGTGGTAAACTATTAGGGTCCAATGACGCTCAAGGACTCAAGTATTTAGGTAAAACTACAACAACATATGGTGTAATGGTAGCCTTGATATTAGTAGTGTTATGTGGCTTTTTCTATAACACGATAGGAATTCAGTTTACAGATAGTGCTATAGTTTTTGATCTATTTCTCAGCACATTTTGGATTGTACTAATCATGCAACCCATTAATGCTGTTGCATTTGTTTTTGATGGCATCTTTAAAGGTTGGGGCGAGGCTTCTTACTTACGCAATTTACTATTCCTTCTTACTGCCTTTGTCTTCATTCCTGCTTTATTAATTCTAGATTATTTTGATTTTCAGCTCTACGCAATTTGGATAGCATTTGGACTTTGGATGCTAGGTAGGGCAATCATTCTTGCATATAAGTTTCATTTAAAGATAAAGTCTATGTAG
- a CDS encoding alpha/beta hydrolase family protein, producing MNIVKNKILDRNLQKPILLDYYHLKPANKIPVVIFAHGYKGFKDWGAWDLMGQAFANAGFCFIKFNFSHNGGTIDNPIDFPDLESFGNNNYSKEVQDLNDVIEWSTNQLSDLIDVNNIFLLGHSRAGGITTLVASQNDKVKKLITLAGVSDYKTRFPTGKALNKWEIDKVFYVKNGRTQQEMPHYYQFFEDFIYNEEKLTIKIAAQKLTIPHLIIHGQNDETVNLQEGRQLHKWNKNSQLHIIREANHTLGAVHPWSSIYLPKHLKQAIQCSINFYKK from the coding sequence ATGAATATAGTAAAAAATAAAATACTCGATAGAAATCTTCAAAAGCCTATTTTATTAGATTACTATCATTTAAAACCTGCAAATAAAATACCTGTTGTAATTTTTGCACATGGTTATAAAGGTTTTAAAGATTGGGGCGCATGGGATTTAATGGGCCAGGCTTTTGCAAATGCGGGATTTTGTTTTATCAAATTTAATTTTTCTCATAATGGCGGCACTATAGATAACCCTATCGATTTTCCAGATTTAGAATCTTTCGGCAATAATAATTACAGTAAGGAAGTACAAGATTTAAACGATGTAATTGAGTGGTCAACAAACCAATTGTCAGATTTAATAGATGTGAACAATATATTTCTACTAGGCCATTCGAGAGCTGGAGGAATAACAACCCTAGTTGCTTCACAAAATGATAAGGTAAAAAAACTAATTACACTAGCAGGAGTTAGTGATTATAAAACTAGATTTCCTACAGGTAAAGCTTTAAATAAATGGGAAATTGATAAGGTGTTCTATGTTAAAAATGGACGTACTCAACAAGAAATGCCTCATTATTATCAATTTTTTGAAGACTTTATTTATAATGAAGAAAAACTAACCATTAAAATAGCTGCGCAAAAATTAACGATACCGCATCTGATTATTCACGGTCAAAACGATGAGACGGTAAACCTTCAAGAAGGACGTCAATTACACAAATGGAATAAAAATTCTCAATTACATATTATACGAGAGGCTAATCACACTCTAGGAGCCGTACATCCGTGGTCATCCATTTATTTACCTAAACATTTAAAGCAGGCCATTCAATGCAGTATAAACTTTTATAAAAAATAA
- the kbl gene encoding glycine C-acetyltransferase, which yields MYGSMKEYLQKEIEEIKEQGLYKKERIITSPQDAVITLDDGSEVINFCANNYLGLSSHPEVIQAAKDTLDSHGFGMSSVRFICGTQDIHKELEQKLAEFYGCEDTILYAACFDANGGVFEPLLGKEDAIISDSLNHASIIDGVRLCKAARYRYASADMTDLEKQLIKANEDGARFKVIVTDGVFSMDGILAPLDKICDLADKYDALVMVDECHAAGFLGDTGRGSLEAKGVLGRIDIITGTLGKALGGAMGGYTVAKKEIIEILRQRSRPYLFSNSLAPSIVGASIKALELIDSSTDLIDKVQANTAYFKKGMKELGFDFVDGESAIVPVMLYDAKLSQQMADALLEEGIYVIGFFYPVVPKEKARIRVQLSAAHDKEHLDKAINAFKKVGLELGVIA from the coding sequence ATGTACGGTAGTATGAAAGAATATCTTCAAAAAGAAATTGAAGAAATTAAAGAGCAAGGATTATATAAAAAAGAGCGTATTATCACATCACCACAGGATGCAGTAATTACACTAGATGATGGTAGTGAGGTCATTAACTTTTGTGCAAATAATTACCTAGGATTATCATCTCACCCAGAAGTAATTCAGGCTGCAAAAGACACCCTAGACTCTCATGGTTTTGGGATGAGTTCTGTAAGATTTATTTGTGGTACTCAAGATATACATAAGGAACTAGAACAAAAACTTGCAGAGTTTTACGGCTGTGAAGACACTATACTATACGCTGCTTGCTTTGATGCAAATGGTGGCGTTTTTGAACCTTTATTGGGTAAAGAAGATGCTATTATTTCTGACTCACTAAATCATGCTTCAATAATTGATGGAGTCCGATTATGTAAGGCTGCTAGATATAGATACGCTAGTGCAGACATGACTGATTTAGAAAAACAATTGATCAAAGCAAATGAAGATGGAGCAAGGTTTAAAGTTATTGTAACTGACGGTGTGTTTTCTATGGATGGAATCCTAGCACCATTAGATAAAATTTGTGATCTAGCAGATAAGTATGACGCACTAGTAATGGTAGATGAATGTCACGCCGCAGGATTTTTAGGTGATACTGGTCGTGGATCGCTAGAAGCTAAAGGTGTTTTAGGCAGGATAGACATTATAACAGGTACTTTAGGAAAAGCTTTAGGTGGCGCAATGGGTGGTTATACCGTTGCAAAAAAAGAGATCATAGAAATTTTAAGACAACGCTCTAGACCATATTTATTCAGTAATTCATTAGCACCATCCATTGTAGGTGCGTCGATTAAAGCTTTAGAGCTTATTGACTCTAGCACAGACTTAATTGATAAAGTACAAGCTAATACAGCTTACTTTAAAAAAGGCATGAAAGAATTAGGCTTTGACTTTGTTGATGGCGAAAGCGCAATAGTGCCAGTAATGCTATACGATGCAAAATTATCACAACAGATGGCAGATGCACTTTTAGAAGAAGGAATTTATGTAATCGGGTTCTTTTATCCTGTTGTACCTAAAGAAAAAGCAAGAATTAGAGTACAATTAAGTGCTGCTCACGATAAAGAACACCTCGACAAAGCTATCAATGCTTTCAAAAAAGTAGGACTTGAACTAGGAGTTATCGCATAA
- a CDS encoding OmpA family protein, giving the protein MKNIFKILVACAVLLGASTANAQDEGNRWSIAIGTNAIDLYPVGEADQGLGDYFEDFFNTDHYNILPAPSRVQVGYYVGDGIVATGAFSVNTIDKIGDTSIDDISYFGLDGGLEYNFRNMIKQDGIIAPFVGVGGGYNWVDNDGFGTFNGTAGIDFYITEGIAINLQTTYKHAFEDANPKHFQHTAGLKFTWGGTDTDGDGIYDDKDACPSVAGLEQFMGCPDSDGDGIEDSKDNCPNAAGPAESMGCPDTDGDGTLDKDDNCVNEAGPAYNNGCPDPDTDGDGVVDSKDNCKTVKGPASNNGCPTDRDNDGVLDADDKCPDTPGIASLAGCPKPAAPTVEEQEKLNQYAKTILFDTGKATIKAESAKVLADITAILKKYPTAKFSIDGHTDSVGSATLNQRLSDSRANEVKNYLVANGIDEFRLSSVGYGEARPVADNKTKAGRAQNRRVEINLVN; this is encoded by the coding sequence ATGAAAAACATATTTAAAATTTTAGTAGCATGTGCTGTTCTTTTAGGAGCATCAACTGCTAATGCACAAGACGAAGGAAACAGATGGTCTATCGCAATTGGAACAAACGCAATTGACCTATATCCAGTTGGTGAGGCTGACCAAGGATTAGGAGACTATTTTGAAGATTTTTTCAATACAGATCATTATAATATTTTACCAGCACCTAGCCGTGTTCAGGTAGGATACTATGTAGGTGACGGTATTGTAGCAACAGGAGCTTTTTCTGTAAATACTATCGACAAAATCGGTGACACAAGTATTGATGATATTTCATACTTTGGATTAGATGGTGGTTTGGAATACAACTTTCGTAACATGATCAAGCAAGATGGTATCATTGCTCCATTCGTTGGAGTTGGTGGTGGTTACAACTGGGTTGATAACGACGGATTTGGTACTTTTAACGGTACTGCTGGAATTGACTTTTATATTACAGAAGGTATTGCTATAAACTTACAAACTACTTACAAACACGCTTTTGAAGACGCTAACCCAAAGCACTTCCAGCACACAGCTGGTTTAAAATTCACATGGGGTGGTACTGACACTGATGGCGATGGTATCTATGATGATAAAGATGCATGTCCATCTGTTGCTGGATTAGAGCAATTTATGGGTTGTCCTGACTCTGATGGTGATGGTATTGAAGATAGCAAAGACAACTGTCCTAATGCAGCAGGTCCTGCTGAGTCTATGGGATGTCCTGACACTGATGGCGATGGTACATTAGATAAAGATGATAACTGTGTTAATGAAGCTGGTCCAGCTTATAACAATGGTTGTCCAGATCCTGATACTGATGGTGATGGTGTTGTAGATAGTAAAGACAACTGTAAAACAGTTAAAGGTCCTGCTTCTAACAATGGTTGTCCTACAGATAGAGATAACGATGGTGTACTAGATGCTGATGATAAGTGTCCAGATACTCCTGGTATTGCTTCTCTAGCAGGTTGTCCTAAGCCAGCTGCACCTACAGTTGAAGAACAAGAAAAATTAAATCAATACGCAAAAACAATCTTATTCGATACAGGTAAAGCTACTATTAAGGCTGAGTCTGCAAAAGTTCTTGCTGATATCACTGCAATCCTTAAGAAATACCCAACTGCAAAGTTCTCAATTGACGGTCACACAGATAGTGTTGGATCTGCTACATTGAACCAAAGATTATCTGATTCTCGTGCAAACGAAGTTAAAAACTACTTAGTTGCTAACGGAATTGACGAATTCAGACTTTCTTCAGTAGGTTATGGAGAAGCTCGTCCAGTTGCTGACAATAAAACTAAAGCAGGTCGTGCTCAAAACAGACGTGTAGAGATCAACTTAGTAAACTAA
- the hemF gene encoding oxygen-dependent coproporphyrinogen oxidase has protein sequence MKTQFYNFIKELQDTITSRLEKIDAKASFQEDQWHREEGGGGFTRVIENGSVFEKGGVNISEVYGALPVTMQSYFKVGDVDFYATGLSLVIHPVNPFVPTVHANFRYFEMYDKQGVVIDSWFGGGLDLTPYYLFEEDATHFHQVCKTVCDRHDVADYTTFKDKCDQYFYNSHRGEGRGIGGLFYDYCKASEEYSMEDWLVFQKDMASHFLDAYVPIVEKRKNIEYTKEQRDWQEIRRGRYVEFNLVHDKGTLFGLKTNGRIESILMSLPPHVQWRYDYHPEPSTPEAALIEVLKQPKDWVQ, from the coding sequence ATTAAGACACAATTTTATAATTTTATTAAAGAACTTCAAGACACCATTACTAGTCGTCTAGAGAAAATTGATGCTAAAGCTAGTTTTCAAGAAGATCAATGGCATCGTGAGGAAGGTGGCGGTGGTTTTACAAGGGTTATTGAAAATGGATCAGTCTTTGAAAAAGGTGGAGTTAATATTAGTGAGGTTTATGGTGCTTTACCAGTTACAATGCAGTCTTACTTTAAAGTAGGTGATGTAGATTTTTATGCAACAGGATTAAGTCTGGTAATTCATCCTGTAAACCCATTTGTGCCTACCGTTCATGCAAATTTTAGGTACTTTGAGATGTATGATAAACAAGGAGTGGTTATAGATTCATGGTTCGGTGGTGGATTAGATTTGACACCCTATTATTTGTTTGAGGAGGACGCTACACACTTTCATCAAGTTTGTAAAACAGTTTGTGATCGTCATGATGTGGCAGACTATACTACTTTTAAAGATAAATGTGATCAATACTTTTATAACTCACATCGTGGAGAAGGTCGTGGTATAGGTGGTTTATTTTATGATTATTGTAAAGCTAGTGAAGAATACAGTATGGAAGATTGGCTTGTGTTTCAAAAAGATATGGCTTCTCATTTTCTAGATGCATATGTGCCTATCGTAGAAAAAAGAAAAAACATAGAGTATACTAAAGAGCAACGCGACTGGCAGGAAATACGTCGTGGGCGTTATGTAGAATTTAATTTGGTTCACGATAAAGGCACTTTGTTTGGATTAAAGACAAATGGCCGTATAGAAAGCATATTGATGAGTTTGCCACCACATGTTCAGTGGCGTTATGACTATCATCCAGAACCTAGTACACCAGAGGCAGCACTAATAGAGGTGTTGAAACAACCTAAAGATTGGGTACAGTGA
- a CDS encoding PD-(D/E)XK nuclease family protein, translated as MNTFLQDIIQDLQKEGLNLSKLTYVVPSRRVATFLNKTIATVLEQPIFEPIIYSVEDFISHTAQVEIASDVDLLFDFYNSYLKVEDKNSADSLDEFITWAPTILKDFNEIDRFLVSPTDFFNYLGNLKELEQGHWSILEPKTDMIEKYLHFWKRLELYYNQFTDDCTANGIVYQGLAYRIAFAKAEYQTSLYSKETPVIFLGLNALNLAEEEIIKTFLDSNHAKIFYDNDIYFQENKYHEAGRFIRRYKDDWKYFDHNKLSITSNNFDSPKEINIIGTPGPIGMCQVAGKLIHEFNLETTNLDTTAIVLADENLLLPLLSAIPESIEHLNITMGLTLDKTPIASFFNHLIKLKVEATDQGFYYKNIIAVLESHFSNLLDNSAVKELINNINKENLVYLPFIEIDQKSECSFIDLLKLQILTTSDLISYLSEISDILQEKLIQSGNKRLELEQLLGIHSVLEQIKSIIDIQSGITDLRTIQYLFKQFLPQKKLDFIGEPVKGLQIMGLLETRALDYENIIMLSVNEGVLPAGKSTASYIPYDMKVKFGLPTYTDKDSVYAYHFYRLLQRSKNANFIYNSETNSLGGGEKSRFLMQIETNNIPNHKINHRLYANKITTEKTEPLSIKKDDYYFERLNQIAKSGFSPSSITSYIYDPIDFYRSKILKINDVEEVEEDMAANTMGTMIHKTLEALYLPYVDQVLDKYHFKDIRAQINDAIHTAYLDSYHTANNPQGKNTIMYEVARHYVSKMIAYDEDIVKTGNTLIIRKLEARYSTSIEIDSIGSIKLHGEVDRIDELNGQIRIIDYKSGMVNKSNVGLQPGDYETLITDYEKSKAFQVLMYSYLYSRNNSFTECAAGIISFKNFKEGFISYSIKKGRSFIPQPINTQELEKFEEQLVQIILELYDKDKVLTTKDH; from the coding sequence ATGAATACATTCCTACAAGACATCATCCAAGATTTACAAAAAGAAGGCCTTAACCTTAGTAAGCTTACTTATGTAGTCCCTAGTAGAAGAGTTGCTACTTTTCTTAATAAAACGATTGCAACTGTTTTAGAACAACCCATTTTTGAACCTATAATATATAGCGTTGAAGACTTTATTAGTCATACTGCACAGGTCGAGATAGCTAGTGATGTAGACTTATTATTTGACTTCTATAATAGCTACTTAAAAGTAGAAGATAAAAACTCGGCAGACTCATTAGATGAGTTTATCACCTGGGCACCAACAATTCTTAAAGACTTTAATGAGATAGATCGATTCTTGGTATCACCTACTGATTTCTTTAATTATCTAGGTAACCTCAAAGAATTAGAACAAGGACACTGGTCAATTCTAGAGCCCAAAACAGATATGATTGAAAAGTATCTACATTTCTGGAAACGATTAGAACTTTATTACAATCAATTTACTGACGATTGTACCGCAAATGGTATCGTTTATCAAGGTCTTGCTTATAGAATCGCTTTCGCGAAAGCGGAATATCAAACCTCTCTTTACTCAAAAGAAACTCCTGTCATTTTCCTAGGTCTTAATGCTCTTAACCTTGCAGAAGAAGAAATTATCAAAACATTTCTAGATAGTAATCATGCAAAAATATTTTATGATAATGACATCTATTTTCAAGAAAACAAATACCATGAAGCTGGTCGTTTTATAAGGCGATATAAAGATGATTGGAAATATTTTGACCACAACAAACTAAGCATTACCAGCAACAATTTTGACTCACCTAAAGAAATCAATATAATAGGAACACCTGGTCCGATAGGCATGTGTCAAGTTGCCGGAAAACTTATTCATGAATTCAATTTAGAAACAACTAATCTAGACACTACAGCCATAGTCCTAGCAGATGAAAATTTATTGTTACCGCTTTTAAGTGCAATTCCAGAAAGTATAGAACACCTTAATATAACTATGGGACTAACACTGGATAAGACACCTATCGCTAGCTTTTTTAACCACCTAATTAAATTAAAAGTAGAAGCTACAGATCAAGGTTTTTACTATAAAAACATTATTGCAGTCTTAGAATCACATTTTAGCAATCTACTAGATAACAGTGCAGTAAAAGAACTAATTAATAATATAAATAAAGAAAATTTAGTTTATCTACCATTCATAGAAATCGATCAAAAATCAGAGTGCTCATTCATAGATCTATTAAAATTACAAATACTAACAACATCAGATCTTATTAGTTATTTAAGCGAGATATCTGACATACTACAGGAAAAATTAATCCAAAGTGGTAACAAAAGATTAGAACTAGAGCAACTGCTAGGAATTCACAGCGTTCTAGAACAAATCAAGTCCATTATTGATATACAATCTGGTATTACAGATCTAAGAACAATTCAATACTTATTTAAACAATTTTTACCTCAAAAGAAACTGGATTTTATAGGGGAACCTGTAAAAGGTTTACAAATTATGGGATTGCTTGAGACTAGAGCGTTAGATTATGAAAACATCATAATGCTTTCTGTAAATGAAGGCGTTTTACCTGCTGGTAAATCCACAGCATCATATATACCATATGATATGAAGGTTAAATTTGGATTACCTACATATACAGATAAAGACAGTGTATACGCATATCACTTTTATAGATTATTACAGCGAAGTAAGAATGCTAACTTCATATACAATTCAGAAACAAATAGTTTAGGTGGCGGCGAGAAAAGTAGATTCTTAATGCAAATTGAAACTAATAATATACCTAATCATAAGATCAACCATCGTCTTTACGCAAATAAAATTACCACTGAAAAGACAGAACCACTTTCTATAAAAAAAGACGATTATTATTTTGAGAGACTTAATCAAATCGCAAAATCAGGCTTTTCTCCATCAAGTATTACTAGTTATATATATGATCCCATAGATTTTTACAGATCTAAAATTTTAAAAATCAATGACGTAGAAGAAGTAGAAGAAGACATGGCTGCAAACACTATGGGTACAATGATTCATAAAACGCTTGAAGCCTTATATCTACCATATGTAGATCAAGTTCTAGATAAATATCATTTTAAAGACATACGTGCGCAAATTAACGATGCTATTCACACAGCATATCTAGACAGTTATCACACAGCTAATAATCCTCAAGGAAAAAATACAATAATGTATGAGGTTGCCAGACATTACGTAAGTAAAATGATAGCATATGATGAGGATATAGTAAAAACAGGAAATACTTTAATTATTAGAAAATTAGAAGCTCGTTACTCTACCTCTATTGAAATAGATTCCATAGGAAGTATAAAACTTCATGGCGAGGTAGACCGTATTGATGAACTTAATGGTCAAATAAGAATTATAGATTACAAGTCTGGAATGGTGAACAAATCAAATGTTGGTCTACAACCTGGTGATTATGAAACTCTCATTACGGATTATGAAAAATCAAAAGCATTTCAAGTATTAATGTACTCTTATTTGTACTCCAGAAACAACAGTTTTACAGAATGTGCTGCTGGAATTATAAGCTTTAAAAATTTTAAAGAAGGTTTTATTTCTTATTCTATCAAAAAAGGCAGGTCTTTTATACCACAACCAATAAACACACAAGAATTAGAAAAATTTGAAGAACAGTTAGTTCAAATAATTTTAGAGCTTTATGATAAGGATAAAGTCCTAACGACAAAGGATCATTAA
- a CDS encoding EI24 domain-containing protein yields the protein MFKNIIKGLKAYADGFSLIGKLKLWQFFLVPMAISFLIAGLVGLAAYGLSDNLANLISKLWIWEWGKEGFYTVAEWISGLSIILIGFILYKHLVMALSAPFMSPVSERIEKHFYPHARHHVKHRDTTNMQQLWRGLRINLRNIAYEFAITIPLLLLSFIPVVGFVFTVIAFIVQAYYAGFGNIDYTLERHFTYRDSVNFVKRHRGIAIGIGIVFMGMLFIPIIGVILVLPFSVTAASRVTLEQMITKENLELPDTHKPQINAQ from the coding sequence GTGTTTAAAAACATTATAAAAGGATTAAAGGCTTATGCTGATGGGTTTTCACTCATAGGTAAGTTAAAGCTATGGCAATTCTTTTTAGTTCCTATGGCGATTAGCTTTTTAATTGCTGGTCTAGTAGGATTAGCAGCATATGGACTGTCTGATAATTTGGCAAATCTTATATCTAAATTGTGGATATGGGAATGGGGAAAAGAAGGGTTTTATACTGTTGCAGAGTGGATAAGCGGTTTAAGCATTATTTTAATAGGTTTCATACTCTATAAACACCTTGTGATGGCATTGAGTGCTCCATTTATGTCGCCGGTTTCTGAACGTATTGAAAAACACTTTTATCCTCATGCACGTCATCATGTAAAACATCGTGATACTACTAATATGCAGCAATTATGGCGAGGTTTACGTATTAACCTACGTAATATTGCTTATGAATTTGCGATAACCATACCGTTACTTTTATTAAGTTTTATACCTGTTGTAGGTTTTGTATTTACTGTGATAGCATTTATAGTCCAGGCTTATTATGCAGGTTTTGGGAATATAGATTATACACTTGAAAGACATTTTACTTATCGGGATAGTGTCAATTTTGTAAAACGACATAGAGGTATTGCTATTGGAATAGGGATCGTATTTATGGGAATGCTTTTTATACCCATAATAGGTGTTATACTGGTCTTACCTTTTTCTGTGACAGCGGCATCTCGCGTCACCCTAGAACAAATGATTACAAAAGAGAATCTGGAACTGCCAGACACTCATAAGCCACAAATCAATGCTCAATGA